In Argonema galeatum A003/A1, the following proteins share a genomic window:
- a CDS encoding putative bifunctional diguanylate cyclase/phosphodiesterase produces the protein MAPSTAASFILLGFAVLLLTKRLYYTAQIFSLIAFLVAFFGLLGYLYNITSFYGIGSYTGMALHTSVAFILLSFSILLACPDRGLIAIATSELAGGIMIRRLSAAVIGIPPILCWLILLGKRSHLYESDVGMALFCVLNIVFLATVIWWNARTLGAVDYQALHDLLTGLPNRILFNERLLISLANARGSREKLAVMFLDLDRFKKINDTLGHEVGDRLLKAVALRLTDCIRDTDILARWGGDEFTLLLPNISGAECSAEIAQIILDALKPPFFLSNNYFHITSSIGIALYPDDGEDAETLIKNADAALYSAKAKGRNNYQFYTRNINEEASELLFLENRLHHAWERGEFLVYYQPKVNINMGQITGMEALVRWKSPELGFVSPVKFIPIAEENGLILPIGEWVLRTACTQSKAWLDAGLPQIRMAVNLSARQLQQPDLVEMVAQVLAETSLEPWFLELEITETTAMQNVDFTSEILRQLNRMGVRIAIDDFGTGYSSLNYLKKFPIQTIKIDRSFVRDMAVDPYDVAIATAVVALGQSLNMSVVAEGVETVEQLECLHQLGCEEMQGYLFSEPLPDKDAIALLRKFQFSAVKIN, from the coding sequence ATGGCTCCAAGTACTGCCGCTAGTTTCATCCTGCTTGGCTTTGCCGTGCTGCTGTTGACTAAAAGGTTGTACTATACGGCTCAAATCTTTAGCTTAATTGCATTTTTGGTGGCATTTTTTGGTTTGTTGGGTTACCTCTACAATATCACCTCTTTTTACGGCATTGGCTCCTACACCGGAATGGCCTTGCATACGAGCGTAGCTTTTATCCTGCTGTCTTTTAGTATTTTGTTGGCCTGTCCAGATAGGGGGTTGATCGCGATCGCCACAAGCGAGCTAGCAGGCGGGATTATGATCCGGCGTCTGTCTGCGGCTGTAATTGGAATCCCGCCGATTTTGTGCTGGTTAATTTTGCTAGGCAAACGATCGCACTTATACGAAAGCGATGTTGGGATGGCGCTTTTTTGCGTGTTGAATATTGTTTTTTTAGCCACTGTAATTTGGTGGAATGCCAGAACTTTGGGAGCGGTAGATTATCAAGCTTTACATGATTTACTGACAGGTTTGCCTAACCGGATACTATTTAATGAGCGCCTGTTAATTTCATTAGCAAATGCTCGTGGCAGCAGAGAAAAATTGGCTGTCATGTTTCTGGATTTAGACCGCTTCAAGAAAATCAACGATACCCTGGGGCACGAAGTTGGCGATCGCTTATTAAAAGCTGTTGCTCTGCGACTCACTGACTGTATCCGAGATACGGACATACTCGCTCGTTGGGGAGGAGATGAATTTACCCTGTTACTGCCCAATATTAGCGGTGCTGAATGTAGTGCTGAGATTGCACAAATAATTTTAGATGCTTTGAAGCCACCTTTTTTTCTAAGCAATAACTACTTTCATATCACCAGCAGCATTGGCATTGCACTTTATCCAGACGACGGTGAAGATGCAGAAACGCTAATTAAAAATGCGGATGCGGCTTTATACAGCGCTAAAGCCAAGGGGCGGAATAATTATCAGTTTTATACTCGTAATATCAACGAAGAAGCCTCTGAATTGCTATTTTTGGAAAATAGACTGCACCATGCCTGGGAGCGGGGAGAATTTCTCGTTTATTACCAACCTAAAGTAAATATCAATATGGGCCAAATTACTGGAATGGAGGCTTTGGTGCGTTGGAAGTCTCCTGAATTGGGTTTTGTTTCTCCAGTAAAATTTATTCCGATAGCTGAAGAAAACGGACTCATCTTACCAATTGGTGAGTGGGTGCTGCGGACTGCTTGTACACAAAGTAAAGCTTGGCTTGATGCTGGATTACCACAAATCCGAATGGCAGTTAATCTTTCGGCTCGACAGCTTCAGCAACCAGATTTAGTTGAAATGGTGGCGCAGGTTTTAGCCGAAACAAGTCTGGAACCTTGGTTTTTGGAGTTGGAAATTACTGAAACTACTGCTATGCAGAATGTGGACTTTACCAGTGAAATTTTGAGACAGTTAAATAGAATGGGAGTCCGCATAGCTATAGATGATTTTGGTACGGGATATTCTTCGCTAAATTATTTGAAAAAATTCCCTATACAGACTATCAAAATTGACCGCTCTTTTGTCCGCGATATGGCAGTTGACCCCTATGATGTGGCGATCGCGACAGCGGTGGTGGCGCTAGGACAAAGCCTCAATATGAGCGTGGTGGCAGAAGGGGTGGAAACTGTAGAGCAACTAGAATGTTTGCACCAACTCGGATGCGAAGAGATGCAGGGTTACCTTTTCAGCGAGCCTTTACCAGATAAAGATGCGATCGCACTCCTCAGAAAATTTCAATTTAGTGC